In a single window of the Helicobacter felis ATCC 49179 genome:
- the rimM gene encoding ribosome maturation factor RimM (Essential for efficient processing of 16S rRNA), whose amino-acid sequence MFAIEDLVVIGHLGRAVGLLGGLKFALEGDFIETLVHGACVHLYRQGAFGQLPISLHITRFEPKKNLIFFEEVQTLEKARELTNLVVAMTQEESLRRCTLQEGEFLYFQLLGLEIIEEGVSLGQVARVERLANTDYLFVQNPQKLFLIPYIPNYIQHTDLQAKRIYTRNARGLLEES is encoded by the coding sequence ATGTTTGCAATAGAAGATTTGGTCGTTATAGGACATCTGGGGCGGGCGGTAGGCTTATTAGGGGGGTTAAAGTTTGCCCTAGAGGGTGATTTTATAGAGACTTTAGTGCATGGAGCTTGTGTTCATCTTTATCGGCAGGGCGCATTTGGACAATTACCCATTTCTTTACATATCACTCGTTTTGAACCAAAGAAAAATTTAATTTTCTTTGAAGAGGTCCAAACTTTGGAAAAAGCTAGGGAATTGACCAATCTTGTAGTGGCCATGACCCAAGAGGAGAGCTTGAGGCGTTGCACTCTGCAAGAGGGTGAATTTCTCTATTTTCAGCTGCTAGGTTTAGAGATTATCGAGGAGGGAGTTAGCTTGGGACAGGTGGCGCGTGTCGAGCGTTTGGCCAATACAGACTATCTTTTTGTGCAAAACCCTCAAAAACTCTTTTTGATTCCCTATATTCCAAACTACATCCAACATACCGATCTGCAAGCCAAACGCATTTATACACGCAATGCGCGCGGTCTTCTTGAAGAGAGTTGA
- a CDS encoding KH domain-containing protein: MSEETCVEDFILEYCKKVVTYPQVVEVRSRLLEDDPHTKEIAIYTSPVDMGRVIGKEGKMVSALKAFISGMKAKNGLSYKLVVLASENPYVI, encoded by the coding sequence ATGTCTGAGGAAACTTGTGTAGAAGATTTTATCCTAGAGTATTGCAAAAAGGTTGTTACTTACCCGCAGGTTGTGGAAGTACGCTCAAGATTACTTGAGGATGACCCCCATACTAAAGAGATTGCTATCTACACAAGTCCGGTGGATATGGGGAGGGTGATTGGCAAGGAAGGCAAAATGGTGAGCGCGCTCAAGGCTTTTATCTCTGGAATGAAAGCTAAGAATGGTTTGAGTTATAAACTTGTGGTGCTCGCTTCTGAAAACCCCTATGTGATCTAA
- the rplS gene encoding 50S ribosomal protein L19, with translation MKNRYIQHFEDSQIKNQPPVFKAGDTIKLGIRIQEGDKVRTQNFEGVCISVRGNGVDRTFCVRKIGANGVGVERIFPLYSESLVSIEVLRIGRVRRAKLYYLRHRKGKAARIKEVRKKELA, from the coding sequence ATGAAAAACCGCTACATCCAACATTTTGAAGACTCTCAAATTAAAAATCAACCTCCTGTTTTTAAGGCTGGCGACACAATCAAATTAGGTATTCGTATCCAAGAGGGTGATAAAGTGCGCACACAGAATTTTGAGGGTGTGTGCATTAGTGTGCGTGGTAATGGTGTAGACAGAACTTTTTGCGTGCGCAAAATCGGTGCTAATGGTGTGGGTGTAGAAAGGATTTTCCCCCTTTATTCAGAGAGCTTAGTGAGTATTGAAGTTTTGCGTATTGGGCGTGTGCGCCGTGCAAAACTTTACTATCTGCGCCACCGCAAGGGCAAAGCTGCTAGAATTAAGGAAGTGCGTAAAAAAGAACTCGCCTAG
- the trmD gene encoding tRNA (guanosine(37)-N1)-methyltransferase TrmD, with protein sequence MRFSFLTLFPHLVSFYFEDSILKRALDKGVFSVDIHNMRDFSPHKFQRADFALVGGGAGQILDPYMVENALNAVRSKTTRVIFLSPSGKRFCQQDARRLAHEQHLVLVCGRYDGFDERLIETHADEVLSVGDFVLTGGELASLCLCDSVARQLEGTLGNATSLEQESFEDHLLEAPNFARTPSLKTPSCAHIPSISEYSKGDHGKIKDLMRDLSMDKTQFHAPSFYALNRSLRNFSH encoded by the coding sequence ATGCGCTTTAGCTTTTTGACTCTTTTTCCTCATTTAGTGAGCTTTTATTTTGAGGATTCCATCCTAAAACGCGCCTTAGATAAGGGGGTTTTCAGTGTGGACATCCATAACATGCGGGATTTTTCCCCTCATAAATTTCAAAGAGCGGATTTTGCGCTGGTAGGAGGGGGTGCGGGCCAGATTCTCGATCCCTACATGGTAGAAAATGCCCTTAATGCCGTGCGCTCCAAAACAACGCGAGTCATCTTTTTAAGCCCTAGTGGCAAACGCTTTTGCCAACAAGATGCGAGGCGTTTAGCCCATGAACAGCACCTAGTTTTAGTTTGTGGCCGTTATGATGGCTTTGATGAGCGACTCATTGAGACACATGCGGATGAAGTCTTAAGTGTTGGGGATTTCGTGCTCACAGGGGGGGAACTTGCGAGTTTATGTTTGTGCGATAGTGTAGCGCGCCAACTAGAAGGCACGCTAGGCAATGCTACCTCTTTGGAACAAGAGAGTTTTGAGGATCATCTCCTAGAAGCGCCTAATTTTGCCCGCACTCCTTCGCTTAAAACACCCAGCTGTGCGCACATCCCCAGTATTTCAGAGTATTCAAAGGGAGATCATGGCAAAATCAAAGACCTTATGCGCGATTTATCCATGGACAAGACGCAGTTTCACGCTCCTAGTTTCTATGCTTTGAATCGTTCGTTGCGAAATTTTAGCCATTGA
- the rpsP gene encoding 30S ribosomal protein S16, which translates to MTVVRLTRTGRKKKPFYRVVVTDSRKKRDGGWIESIGYYNPLSHPKVVQIDHARLDYWKSVGAKMSERVAKLAEVSKA; encoded by the coding sequence ATGACAGTTGTAAGACTTACACGCACAGGGCGCAAGAAAAAGCCTTTTTATCGGGTTGTTGTAACAGATTCTAGAAAAAAACGCGATGGGGGCTGGATCGAATCCATTGGATACTATAACCCCTTAAGTCACCCAAAAGTGGTCCAAATTGACCATGCGCGTTTGGATTATTGGAAGAGCGTAGGGGCTAAGATGAGTGAGAGAGTTGCCAAACTCGCAGAGGTTTCTAAGGCTTAA